The Mycobacterium haemophilum DSM 44634 sequence GGCCAGGTCGCGGCTGCTCAAATGAGCGTTCATACCGCCGGGCTGCTCCCACAACCCCCACGCCAGCGATACCCCGGCCAACCCTGCGGCCTGCCGGTGAGCGGCCAGCCCGTCGAGGAACGCGTTTGCCGCGGAGTAGTTGCCCTGTCCCGGTGAGCCCACCGTGGCCGCGATCGAGGAACACAGCGCAAACATCGACACGTCCAGATCGCGAGTGGCCTCGTGCAGGTTCCACGCCGCGTCCACCTTGGCCCGCAACACCGTATCGACGCGATCCGGTGTCAATGACGTGATTGTCCCGTCATCGAGCACCCCGGCGGCATGAATCACGCCGCGCACCGGCGGAAACTCCCGCGACAGCTGGGCAAACAACGCCCGCACGGCATCGCGATCGGCCACGTCGCAGGCCACCACCTGTACCTTGGCGCCGGCCTCGACCAATTCGGCAGCCAACTCAGCCGCTCCCTCGGCGCGATCGCCCCGCCGACTGGCCAACACCAGATGGCGCACGCGAAAGGCGCTGACCATGTGGCGGGCCAGTACCCCACCGACCGCCCCAGTCGCGCCGGTGATCAGGACCGTGCCGTCGGCTAGCCCATCAGCCAGCGCTGAGGGCATGGTCAAGACAACCTTGCCGATGTGGCGAGCCTGGCTCATGAACCGGAAGGCCTCCGGCGCGCAGCGCACATCCCAGGTAGTGACCGGCAGCCGATGCAGCACCTGAGTGTCGAAGAGCTCGCGCACCTCGCACAGCATCTCCTGCATGCGCACCGGGCCGGCCTCCGACAGGTCGAACGCCCGATAGGTCACACCGGGATAGTTGGCGGCGATCTCCTGGGCATCGCGGATGTCGGTCTTACCCATCTCGAGGAAACGCCCGCCGCGGACGAGTAAGCGCAGCGAAGCGTCCACGAAATCACCGGCCAGCGAGTCGAGCACCACATCAACCCCGCGGCCCTCGGTGACTGCCAGGAACTTCTCCTCGAACTCCAACGTCCGGGAATCACCGATGTGGTCGTCGTCAAACCCCATGGCGCGCAGCGTGTCCCACTTGCCGCGGCTGGCGGTGACGAAAACTTCCACACCCCAGTGGCGAGCCAGCTGCACCGCCGCCATGCCCACACCACCGGTTCCGGCATGGATGAGCACCGATTCCCCGGCCCGGATCCCGGCCAAATCCGCCAACCCGAACAAGGCCGTCAAGAACACCACCGGCACGGCGGCGGCCTCAGCCAACGACCAACCCTGCGGCATCCGGGTAATCAGTTCCTGGTGCACCACGGCCAGCGGACCCGCCCCGCCCAGGAATCCCATCACCGCGTCACCGACGGCCACACCGGTCACCTCGGGACCGATCTCGATCACCACCCCGGCGCCTTCTGCACCCAGCGGTGGGGCTTGGCCGGGATACATTCCCAGGGCGGCCACCACGTCGCGGAAGTTGACCCCGACCGCAGCCACCGCCACCCGCACTTGCCCCGCCTGCAGCGGTGCTTGCACTTCTGGACAGGGCTGGATCACCAGATCCTCCAACGTCCCGCCGCCGCCGGCGGCCAACCGCCATGCCGAGCCCTCCGCGGAGGGCTCGGAGGGCAAGGTCAGCAGCGGCGGAGCCGGGGACAGCCGAGCGGCATACACAGTGCTGCCGCGCACCAACAGTTGGGATTCCCCGAGGTCAGCCAGCACCGCCGCGTCCACCACCGTGTCGGTGTCGATCAACACGATCCGGCCGTCACTTTCGCCCTGCGCCGACCGCACCATGCCCCACACCGCAGCGGCGGCCAAGTCACTGACATCCTCACCGACCAACCCCACGGCACCATGGGTCAACACCACCAGCGTGCCCGCTCGATCCTGGCCGAACCAGGACTGCAGCACCTCGAGGGCGGCGTGGGTGGCGTCATAGACCGCGGATACCGAGTCCACGGGCGCTTGGGCACCGGCCGACCCGAATTCCCACACCACGACGCCCGCGTCATTGCCGCTGCCGGCGCAATAGTCCGCCCACGACACCACGGAAGGCTGGCCAGCGCCGTTAGCGTCGCTGCTGGGCACCGATATTGGCGACCACACGACGTCCAGCGGTCCCTGTTCGGGTGCACCGCCAGCCGCGGTCACGGCGGCGCGCAACTGTTCGGCGGTCATCGCACGAGTGACCAGCGAGCGCACCGTCAACACCGGCAACCCCGCAGAGTCTGCGACATCCACTGCAATCGCGTCCGCCCCCGCCGAGGTGAAGCGGGCCCGCACCCGCCCCGCACCACCGGCATGCAGCGACACCCCGCGCCAGCAAAATGGCAGTCTCGTCTCGGTGGTCTCAATCGCCAACCCCAAAGCATGCAGGACCGCGTCCAGCACCGCCGGGTGCATCCCCATCCCGTCGACAGCCACACCGGTGGGAGCGACCACCTCGGCGAACAGCTCCGACTCGCGCCGCCAGATCGCCACCAAGCCCTGAAACGCTGGGCCGTATGCGTAACCGCGCTCGGCTAACTGCGGATAGGCGTCCGAGATATCCACACTCTCGGCACCTTCCGGCGGCCACACCGACAAATCCGCCGGGGCCGCTTGGTCCGCTGGGGCATCCACCCCCAGCATGCCCTCGGCATTCAGCAACCAACCCCCGTCGGATTGATCACCCCGGGAATACACCGACACTGCCCGGTGTCCCGACTCATCAGCGTCCGCCACGACCACCTGCACCTGCGCCCCCGCACCCGGGTGCAGCACCAGCGGTGCCGCCAGCACCAACTCCTCGACAACCGCGCAACCGACCTCATCACCCGCGCGGATCACCAACTCCACAAAACCCGCCCCGGGGAACAGTACGACCCCGCCAATCACGTGATCGGCCAACCACGGCTGATCCGCCAGCGACAACCTGCCGGTCAACACCACCCCGCCAGAGTCGGGTCGTTCAACCACCGCACCCAACAGCGCATGTTCGGTCGCGCCCAGGCCCAAACCGGCCGCATCGGCGGGCCCATCCGCGCCCGGGGTTTCCCAAAACCGCCGTCGCTGGAACGCATAGGTGGGCAACGTCACCCGCCGGCTACGTGAGCCGGCAAACACCGCAGTCCAATCCACCGGCACACCAGTGGTGAATAACTGACCGGCGGCACCGAGTACCGACGCCAGCTCTGGCCGGTCTTTACCCAGCATCGACACCACCACCGCCTCGGCCGGAG is a genomic window containing:
- a CDS encoding type I polyketide synthase translates to MTASVEGADQQSEKLVRYLKKVAVELDETRARLREYEHRATEPVAVVGIGCRFPGGVDGPDRLWDVVSEARDVVSEFPTDRGWDVEGLYDPDPDAEGKTYTRSGAFLDDAAGFDAGFFGIAPSEVLAMDPQQRLILEVSWEALEHAGIDPLSLRGSATGVFTGIFAASYGNRDTGGLQGYGLTGTSISVASGRVSYVLGLEGPAVSVDTACSSSLVAIHWAMSSLRSGECDLALAGGVTVMGLPSIFVGFSRQRGLAADGRCKAFAGAADGTGWGEGAGVVVLERLSDAQRLGHTVLAVVRGSAVNQDGASNGLTAPNGLAQQRVIQAALASAGLSSADVDVVEAHGTATTLGDPIEAQALLATYGQGRPADQPLWVGSIKSNMGHTQAAAGVAGVIKMVQAMRHHVMPATLHVDEPSPRVDWTTGAVSVLTEARDWSVEGRPRRAGVSSFGISGTNAHVILEEAPAPADVSDSTADQPRLSVVPWVVSGRSAEALMAQASRLASYAQADPELDPVDVGCALAGRSVFEHRAVVVGETREQLIAGLTGLAAGEPGAGVAIGQTASVGKTVVVFPGQGAQRIGMGRELHSKLPVFAEAFDAVADELDRHLRLPLRDVVWGADAGLLDSTEFAQPALFAVEVASFAVLQHWGVHPDFVMGHSVGELSAAYAAGVLTLADAAMLVVARGRMMQALPAGGAMWAVAASEDEVVPLLGEGVGIAAINAPESVVISGAQAAVSAIADQFATQGRRVHQLAVSHAFHSPLMEPMLEEFARVAAQVEVREPQIGLVSNVTGELAGPDFGSPQYWVQHVSRAVRFADSARHLQTLGATHFIEAGPGSGLTGSIEQSLAPAEAVVVSMLGKDRPELASVLGAAGQLFTTGVPVDWTAVFAGSRSRRVTLPTYAFQRRRFWETPGADGPADAAGLGLGATEHALLGAVVERPDSGGVVLTGRLSLADQPWLADHVIGGVVLFPGAGFVELVIRAGDEVGCAVVEELVLAAPLVLHPGAGAQVQVVVADADESGHRAVSVYSRGDQSDGGWLLNAEGMLGVDAPADQAAPADLSVWPPEGAESVDISDAYPQLAERGYAYGPAFQGLVAIWRRESELFAEVVAPTGVAVDGMGMHPAVLDAVLHALGLAIETTETRLPFCWRGVSLHAGGAGRVRARFTSAGADAIAVDVADSAGLPVLTVRSLVTRAMTAEQLRAAVTAAGGAPEQGPLDVVWSPISVPSSDANGAGQPSVVSWADYCAGSGNDAGVVVWEFGSAGAQAPVDSVSAVYDATHAALEVLQSWFGQDRAGTLVVLTHGAVGLVGEDVSDLAAAAVWGMVRSAQGESDGRIVLIDTDTVVDAAVLADLGESQLLVRGSTVYAARLSPAPPLLTLPSEPSAEGSAWRLAAGGGGTLEDLVIQPCPEVQAPLQAGQVRVAVAAVGVNFRDVVAALGMYPGQAPPLGAEGAGVVIEIGPEVTGVAVGDAVMGFLGGAGPLAVVHQELITRMPQGWSLAEAAAVPVVFLTALFGLADLAGIRAGESVLIHAGTGGVGMAAVQLARHWGVEVFVTASRGKWDTLRAMGFDDDHIGDSRTLEFEEKFLAVTEGRGVDVVLDSLAGDFVDASLRLLVRGGRFLEMGKTDIRDAQEIAANYPGVTYRAFDLSEAGPVRMQEMLCEVRELFDTQVLHRLPVTTWDVRCAPEAFRFMSQARHIGKVVLTMPSALADGLADGTVLITGATGAVGGVLARHMVSAFRVRHLVLASRRGDRAEGAAELAAELVEAGAKVQVVACDVADRDAVRALFAQLSREFPPVRGVIHAAGVLDDGTITSLTPDRVDTVLRAKVDAAWNLHEATRDLDVSMFALCSSIAATVGSPGQGNYSAANAFLDGLAAHRQAAGLAGVSLAWGLWEQPGGMNAHLSSRDLARMSRSGLAPMSPAQALELFDAALVIDHPLMVATLLDRAALDARAQAGALPPLFSGLVRRPRRRQIEDAGDATQSKSALAQRLQGLAANEQLELLVGIVCMQAAAVLGRPSPEDIDPNTEFQDLGFDSLTAVELRNRLKSATGLTLPPTVIFDHPTPTAVAEYVAQQMPESRPAESGEGTAQAAEPRAEEVSVHA